The Lycium barbarum isolate Lr01 chromosome 12, ASM1917538v2, whole genome shotgun sequence genome includes a region encoding these proteins:
- the LOC132623596 gene encoding potassium channel KAT1-like isoform X2: MPFSYTKNCLQRFCVDEFQMNTETNHSGFFSSDLLPSLGARINYATKLRKFIISPFNPRYRCWEMFLVVLVIYSAWISPFEFAFLSYKKDDTLFIIDNIMDCFFAVDIFLTFFVAYLHPESYLLVDEPKKISIRYLSTWFVFDVCSTVPFQSLILVFTDHKESGGVGFRLLSMLRLWRLRRVSALFARLEKDIRFNYFWTRCTKLVAVTLFAVHCAGCFNYMIADRYPDPKKTWIGAVNPDFKQESVGDRYITSMYWSIVTLTTTGYGDLHAENSREMLFDIFYMLFNLGLTAYIIGNMTNLVVHWTSRTRNFRDTVKAAQEFAKRNQLPPRVQDQVLSNICLKFKTEALKQEVTLNGLPKAIRTSIAHHLFLTIVQNVHLFQGVSRNLLFQLVPEMEAEYFPPKQDVILQNEAPTDLYIIVSGAVELIAQVEGLEQRIGKAVAGELFGEIGVLCGRPQPFSVRTTEISQILRLSRTALMNILRANPEDERIIMNNLLLGFGSFGYVDHQTNVGPEIKRHDDHDTALTSIDINNLKARVNKQEENDGQEVNKTMNDLSLDFENKRELHKVELNGPDEGTKSCQLKSEVPRCSNSCHKRPTCSANLSGSKETKSTHHKRRITIHMKKKESVHDQFGKLIILPDSLEELFKVAGQRYGGNNFKRAVNAEDAEIDDIDVIRDGDHLFFL, encoded by the exons ATGCCATTTTCTTATACTAAAAACTGCTTGCAACGTTTCTGTGTGGACGAGTTCCAAATGAATACAGAAACCAATCATAGTGGTTTCTTCTCCAGTGATCTTCTCCCTTCACTTGGAGCTCGAATCAACTACGCGACAAAGCTTCGAAAATTCATCATTTCGCCTTTCAATCCCCGCTACAG GTGTTGGGAGATGTTTCTAGTTGTTTTGGTGATCTACTCAGCTTGGATTTCTCCATTTGAGTTTGCATTCTTGTCATACAAGAAAGATGATACTCTGTTCATAATTGACAACATTATGGACTGCTTCTTTGCTGTTGACATTTTCCTTACTTTCTTCGTCGCGTATCTTCATCCAGAGTCCTATCTTCTTGTTGATGAACCTAAGAAAATATCAATAAG GTACTTGTCAACATGGTTCGTATTTGACGTATGTTCTACTGTACCATTTCAATCATTGATCCTCGTCTTCACGGATCACAAAGAAAGCGGTGGGGTTGGCTTCAGATTGCTGAGCATGCTTAGACTTTGGCGTCTCAGACGAGTCAGCGCCCTGTTTGCAAG ACTTGAGAAGGACATCCGGTTCAACTACTTCTGGACTCGATGTACAAAACTCGTAGCA GTAACATTGTTTGCTGTGCACTGTGCTGGATGCTTTAACTATATGATTGCAGATAGATATCCTGATCCAAAAAAGACATGGATTGGTGCTGTAAACCCAGATTTCAAGCAAGAAAGCGTTGGAGATAGATATATAACTTCAATGTATTGGTCTATTGTAACGCTGACCACAACCGGTTATGGGGACTTGCATGCTGAGAACTCAAGGGAAATGCTCTTTGATATCTTTTACATGTTATTCAACTTGGGTTTGACAGCTTACATCATCGGAAACATGACTAACCTTGTTGTTCATTGGACCAGCCGCACCAGAAACTTC aGGGATACGGTGAAAGCAGCCCAAGAATTTGCGAAAAGGAATCAGTTGCCTCCAAGGGTACAAGATCAGGTTTTGTCCAACATCTGTCTAAAGTTCAAAACAGAAGCATTGAAACAAGAAGTGACTCTCAATGGCCTGCCTAAAGCCATCAGAACAAGCATTGCACACCATCTGTTTTTAACTATAGTTCAAAATGTCCACTTATTCCAAGGCGTGTCACGGAACCTTCTTTTCCAACTG GTTCCTGAAATGGAAGCTGAATACTTCCCCCCGAAGCAAGATGTGATTTTGCAGAATGAGGCTCCAACAGACCTATATATAATAGTTTCAGGAGCAGTG GAATTGATAGCACAGGTTGAAGGGCTAGAACAA AGAATTGGAAAGGCTGTTGCAGGAGAACTATTTGGAGAAATAGGTGTTTTGTGTGGGAGACCACAGCCATTTTCTGTTCGAACTACCGAGATTTCACAAATTCTAAGGCTAAGCAGGACAGCATTGATGAACATCCTTCGCGCAAATCCAGAAGATGAACGGATAATTATGAACAATCTTTTGCTG GGATTTGGAAGCTTTGGTTATGTGGACCACCAAACAAATGTTGGACCAGAAATCAaaaggcatgatgatcatgatacAGCACTGACTAGCATAGATATCAATAATTTGAAAGCTAGAGTTAATAAGCAAGAGGAAAATGATGGACAAGAAGTAAACAAAACCATGAATGATTTGTCATTAGATTTTGAAAATAAGAGAGAATTGCATAAAGTGGAGCTCAATGGACCAGACGAGGGAACAAAGAGCTGTCAACTGAAGTCTGAGGTCCCACGTTGTTCTAACTCTTGCCATAAAAGACCCACATGTAGTGCCAATTTAAGTGGCTCTAAAGAGACAAAATCCACCCACCATAAGAGGAGAATCACCATTCACATGAAAAAGAAAGAATCAGTGCATGACCAGTTTGGGAAGTTAATAATCCTCCCTGATTCACTAGAAGAGCTATTCAAAGTAGCAG GTCAAAGATATGGAGGCAACAATTTCAAGAGAGCTGTAAATGCAGAAGACGCTGAAATAGATGACATCGATGTCATCAGAGATGGCGATCATCTGTTTTTCCTTTAA
- the LOC132623596 gene encoding potassium channel KAT3-like isoform X1, which yields MPFSYTKNCLQRFCVDEFQMNTETNHSGFFSSDLLPSLGARINYATKLRKFIISPFNPRYRCWEMFLVVLVIYSAWISPFEFAFLSYKKDDTLFIIDNIMDCFFAVDIFLTFFVAYLHPESYLLVDEPKKISIRYLSTWFVFDVCSTVPFQSLILVFTDHKESGGVGFRLLSMLRLWRLRRVSALFARLEKDIRFNYFWTRCTKLVAVTLFAVHCAGCFNYMIADRYPDPKKTWIGAVNPDFKQESVGDRYITSMYWSIVTLTTTGYGDLHAENSREMLFDIFYMLFNLGLTAYIIGNMTNLVVHWTSRTRNFRDTVKAAQEFAKRNQLPPRVQDQVLSNICLKFKTEALKQEVTLNGLPKAIRTSIAHHLFLTIVQNVHLFQGVSRNLLFQLVPEMEAEYFPPKQDVILQNEAPTDLYIIVSGAVELIAQVEGLEQRIGKAVAGELFGEIGVLCGRPQPFSVRTTEISQILRLSRTALMNILRANPEDERIIMNNLLLKLQGFGSFGYVDHQTNVGPEIKRHDDHDTALTSIDINNLKARVNKQEENDGQEVNKTMNDLSLDFENKRELHKVELNGPDEGTKSCQLKSEVPRCSNSCHKRPTCSANLSGSKETKSTHHKRRITIHMKKKESVHDQFGKLIILPDSLEELFKVAGQRYGGNNFKRAVNAEDAEIDDIDVIRDGDHLFFL from the exons ATGCCATTTTCTTATACTAAAAACTGCTTGCAACGTTTCTGTGTGGACGAGTTCCAAATGAATACAGAAACCAATCATAGTGGTTTCTTCTCCAGTGATCTTCTCCCTTCACTTGGAGCTCGAATCAACTACGCGACAAAGCTTCGAAAATTCATCATTTCGCCTTTCAATCCCCGCTACAG GTGTTGGGAGATGTTTCTAGTTGTTTTGGTGATCTACTCAGCTTGGATTTCTCCATTTGAGTTTGCATTCTTGTCATACAAGAAAGATGATACTCTGTTCATAATTGACAACATTATGGACTGCTTCTTTGCTGTTGACATTTTCCTTACTTTCTTCGTCGCGTATCTTCATCCAGAGTCCTATCTTCTTGTTGATGAACCTAAGAAAATATCAATAAG GTACTTGTCAACATGGTTCGTATTTGACGTATGTTCTACTGTACCATTTCAATCATTGATCCTCGTCTTCACGGATCACAAAGAAAGCGGTGGGGTTGGCTTCAGATTGCTGAGCATGCTTAGACTTTGGCGTCTCAGACGAGTCAGCGCCCTGTTTGCAAG ACTTGAGAAGGACATCCGGTTCAACTACTTCTGGACTCGATGTACAAAACTCGTAGCA GTAACATTGTTTGCTGTGCACTGTGCTGGATGCTTTAACTATATGATTGCAGATAGATATCCTGATCCAAAAAAGACATGGATTGGTGCTGTAAACCCAGATTTCAAGCAAGAAAGCGTTGGAGATAGATATATAACTTCAATGTATTGGTCTATTGTAACGCTGACCACAACCGGTTATGGGGACTTGCATGCTGAGAACTCAAGGGAAATGCTCTTTGATATCTTTTACATGTTATTCAACTTGGGTTTGACAGCTTACATCATCGGAAACATGACTAACCTTGTTGTTCATTGGACCAGCCGCACCAGAAACTTC aGGGATACGGTGAAAGCAGCCCAAGAATTTGCGAAAAGGAATCAGTTGCCTCCAAGGGTACAAGATCAGGTTTTGTCCAACATCTGTCTAAAGTTCAAAACAGAAGCATTGAAACAAGAAGTGACTCTCAATGGCCTGCCTAAAGCCATCAGAACAAGCATTGCACACCATCTGTTTTTAACTATAGTTCAAAATGTCCACTTATTCCAAGGCGTGTCACGGAACCTTCTTTTCCAACTG GTTCCTGAAATGGAAGCTGAATACTTCCCCCCGAAGCAAGATGTGATTTTGCAGAATGAGGCTCCAACAGACCTATATATAATAGTTTCAGGAGCAGTG GAATTGATAGCACAGGTTGAAGGGCTAGAACAA AGAATTGGAAAGGCTGTTGCAGGAGAACTATTTGGAGAAATAGGTGTTTTGTGTGGGAGACCACAGCCATTTTCTGTTCGAACTACCGAGATTTCACAAATTCTAAGGCTAAGCAGGACAGCATTGATGAACATCCTTCGCGCAAATCCAGAAGATGAACGGATAATTATGAACAATCTTTTGCTG aaactgCAGGGATTTGGAAGCTTTGGTTATGTGGACCACCAAACAAATGTTGGACCAGAAATCAaaaggcatgatgatcatgatacAGCACTGACTAGCATAGATATCAATAATTTGAAAGCTAGAGTTAATAAGCAAGAGGAAAATGATGGACAAGAAGTAAACAAAACCATGAATGATTTGTCATTAGATTTTGAAAATAAGAGAGAATTGCATAAAGTGGAGCTCAATGGACCAGACGAGGGAACAAAGAGCTGTCAACTGAAGTCTGAGGTCCCACGTTGTTCTAACTCTTGCCATAAAAGACCCACATGTAGTGCCAATTTAAGTGGCTCTAAAGAGACAAAATCCACCCACCATAAGAGGAGAATCACCATTCACATGAAAAAGAAAGAATCAGTGCATGACCAGTTTGGGAAGTTAATAATCCTCCCTGATTCACTAGAAGAGCTATTCAAAGTAGCAG GTCAAAGATATGGAGGCAACAATTTCAAGAGAGCTGTAAATGCAGAAGACGCTGAAATAGATGACATCGATGTCATCAGAGATGGCGATCATCTGTTTTTCCTTTAA
- the LOC132624484 gene encoding probable 6-phosphogluconolactonase 4, chloroplastic, protein MATEKGKKTVLKFDSEEDVSNALAKYTADLSDKFIKEKGSFTVVLSGGSLIDTMRKLVEPPYKDSVDWSKWWIFWVDERVVPLDHDDSNYKLAWDGFLSKVPIPSSNTNAINDKESPEGAAIDYEARLKQLVC, encoded by the coding sequence ATGGCAACCGAGAAAGGGAAGAAGACGGTGTTAAAGTTCGACTCAGAAGAAGATGTATCAAATGCCCTCGCGAAATACACTGCTGATTTGTCCGATAAATTCATCAAAGAAAAAGGTTCTTTCACTGTTGTTCTCTCTGGAGGTTCTCTTATCGACACCATGAGGAAATTGGTGGAACCACCGTATAAAGACTCAGTTGATTGGTCAAAATGGTGGATTTTTTGGGTGGACGAGAGGGTTGTTCCTTTGGATCACGATGACAGCAATTATAAACTTGCTTGGGATGGTTTTCTTTCTAAGGTTCCGATCCCCTCTTCTAACACTAATGCGATCAATGACAAGGAGTCACCTGAGGGTGCAGCTATTGATTATGAGGCCCGTCTGAAACAATTggtctgttga